The following are from one region of the Eubacterium sp. MSJ-33 genome:
- the rplU gene encoding 50S ribosomal protein L21: protein MYAIIATGGKQYKVAEGDIIKVEKLNAEEGSEVSFDVVAVNTDKDVLCGDACKSASVKATVLGEGKGKKVVVYKYKRKTGYHKKQGHRQPFTQVKIEAINA from the coding sequence ATGTACGCAATTATAGCAACAGGCGGAAAGCAGTACAAGGTAGCTGAAGGAGATATCATTAAGGTAGAGAAGCTTAATGCTGAGGAAGGCTCAGAGGTATCATTCGACGTAGTTGCAGTGAATACTGACAAAGATGTACTTTGTGGAGATGCTTGCAAGAGCGCTTCTGTAAAGGCAACTGTTCTTGGTGAAGGTAAGGGTAAGAAGGTTGTTGTTTACAAGTACAAGAGAAAGACCGGCTATCACAAGAAGCAGGGTCACAGACAGCCGTTTACTCAGGTTAAGATTGAAGCAATCAACGCTTAA
- the rpmA gene encoding 50S ribosomal protein L27, translating into MLRMNLQFFAHKKGVGSTKNGRDSESKRLGAKRADGQFVKAGNILFRQRGTKIHPGVNVGIGGDDTLFALVDGVLRFERKGRDKKQASVYPVESAE; encoded by the coding sequence ATGTTAAGAATGAATTTACAGTTCTTTGCTCATAAGAAGGGTGTTGGTTCTACTAAGAACGGTAGAGATTCAGAGTCTAAGAGACTTGGCGCTAAGAGAGCAGACGGACAGTTTGTAAAGGCTGGTAATATTTTATTCAGACAGCGTGGAACTAAGATTCATCCTGGTGTAAACGTTGGTATCGGCGGAGACGACACATTATTTGCACTTGTAGATGGTGTTTTACGTTTCGAGAGAAAGGGTAGAGATAAGAAGCAGGCTTCTGTATACCCTGTTGAATCAGCTGAGTAA
- a CDS encoding ribosomal-processing cysteine protease Prp produces MIQAMFYMYPDKTYRGFSVSGHAGYENAGRDIICASVSALVINTVNAVDALTENVCVCEQDSSGSIKFKFSSSGDEQGQLLIRTLDLGLSNIEKEYGKKYLQVHYKEV; encoded by the coding sequence ATGATACAGGCAATGTTTTATATGTATCCGGACAAGACTTATCGGGGTTTTTCGGTAAGCGGACATGCAGGCTATGAGAACGCAGGCAGAGATATTATCTGTGCTTCCGTATCAGCGCTTGTTATTAATACAGTGAATGCGGTAGATGCACTCACAGAAAATGTTTGTGTATGCGAGCAGGATTCTTCCGGAAGCATAAAATTTAAGTTTTCATCGAGTGGCGATGAACAAGGACAATTATTGATCCGTACCTTAGATTTGGGACTTTCCAATATTGAGAAGGAATACGGAAAGAAGTATTTGCAAGTACACTACAAGGAGGTGTAA